In one Bdellovibrionota bacterium genomic region, the following are encoded:
- the fabF gene encoding beta-ketoacyl-ACP synthase II → MMNYTRSTPSTERRVVVTGIGLVCPTGNTTRESWKNILEGVSGIDRITQFDASTYDCQIAGEVKNFQTENYIEKKEVKKMDRFIQLTMVAGQDALKDSGFEINDLNRKKVGCFIGVGIGGLPAIEAQHSNLLEKGHGRVSPFYIPMVIANMAAGYLSMRVGAQGPSYCITSACSSGAHAIGEAVRYVRSGFADMMIAGGAESAVVPTAIAGFENMKALSTRNDEPKKASRPFDQDRDGFVLSEGSAVLILESYEAAVKRGARIYAEITGYGLSSDAYHITSPAPEHRGAQDSMRAALTDARLNPEDIQYVNAHGTSTPVGDGLETLAIKHVFKDHAKKIMVSSTKSMTGHLLGAAGALESAFCALAVHDQVAPPTINLENPSPDCDLDYVPKTARNTKINHVINNSFGFGGTNASVVFSKVT, encoded by the coding sequence ATGATGAACTATACTAGATCAACACCTTCGACTGAGAGACGCGTCGTCGTTACCGGGATTGGACTTGTCTGTCCCACTGGTAACACAACTCGTGAATCCTGGAAGAATATTCTAGAAGGTGTTTCTGGTATTGACCGCATCACGCAATTCGATGCTTCAACCTACGATTGTCAAATCGCAGGCGAAGTTAAGAATTTTCAAACTGAAAATTACATCGAAAAAAAAGAAGTCAAAAAAATGGATCGCTTCATTCAGCTGACAATGGTCGCTGGCCAAGATGCTCTGAAGGATTCAGGATTTGAAATCAACGATCTCAACAGAAAAAAAGTAGGCTGCTTTATCGGCGTGGGAATCGGTGGATTACCGGCGATCGAAGCTCAACACTCTAACCTCCTTGAAAAAGGTCACGGGAGAGTTTCTCCATTTTATATTCCTATGGTCATTGCCAATATGGCAGCTGGCTATTTGAGTATGAGAGTCGGAGCACAAGGTCCAAGCTACTGCATTACTTCTGCATGCTCTTCAGGAGCTCACGCTATCGGCGAAGCCGTAAGGTACGTGAGATCAGGATTTGCGGATATGATGATCGCAGGCGGAGCAGAGAGTGCAGTCGTACCAACAGCAATCGCAGGCTTTGAAAATATGAAAGCTCTCTCTACCAGAAACGATGAACCTAAAAAAGCCTCAAGACCTTTTGATCAAGACCGTGATGGTTTTGTATTGAGCGAAGGTTCTGCTGTTTTAATTTTGGAAAGCTATGAAGCCGCAGTAAAAAGAGGCGCAAGAATTTACGCTGAAATAACTGGCTACGGTTTGAGTAGTGATGCATACCATATCACTTCACCCGCACCGGAGCATAGAGGCGCTCAAGATTCAATGAGAGCAGCTCTCACCGACGCCAGATTAAACCCTGAAGACATTCAGTATGTGAATGCTCACGGAACATCCACTCCTGTTGGTGATGGTTTAGAAACTCTTGCTATCAAACACGTATTTAAAGATCACGCTAAAAAAATAATGGTTTCTAGTACAAAAAGTATGACCGGACATTTGCTTGGTGCTGCTGGCGCTCTAGAGAGTGCGTTCTGTGCCTTGGCCGTTCACGATCAAGTGGCTCCTCCAACAATCAATCTAGAAAATCCATCGCCTGATTGTGATTTGGATTATGTGCCAAAAACTGCAAGAAATACTAAAATCAATCATGTTATAAATAACAGCTTCGGATTTGGTGGAACAAACGCTTCAGTTGTCTTTTCTAAAGTTACCTGA
- the acpP gene encoding acyl carrier protein, with product MATVKPKIKDIIVEQLGVDPERVKFEAKFIDDLGADSLDIVELIMAMEEEFDIEIPDEDAEKLASVKNVQDYLESKGVQL from the coding sequence ATGGCAACTGTAAAACCAAAGATCAAAGACATCATCGTAGAACAACTTGGTGTAGATCCAGAGAGAGTAAAGTTTGAAGCAAAATTCATCGACGATTTAGGTGCTGATAGCCTAGACATCGTTGAGCTTATTATGGCTATGGAAGAAGAATTCGATATCGAAATTCCAGATGAAGACGCTGAGAAATTAGCTTCTGTTAAAAACGTACAAGACTACCTTGAGTCAAAAGGTGTTCAACTGTAA
- the fabG gene encoding 3-oxoacyl-[acyl-carrier-protein] reductase gives MNLTGKKILVTGGSRGIGAGIVQHLAELGAHVAFTYSSNQASAEKILSSLKNPSNHMMVQMDVSNETSMNEAIAKILEKFQGLDGLVNNAGITKDQLILRMSLEDFDQVYQVNLRGAFYCSKLVLKPMLKARKGSIVNISSVVGHTGNPGQTNYTATKAGVEGFSRSLALELSSRNIRSNCVAPGFIESDMTQELTEEQKEKMFSRIPLGKVGSAKDVANAVAFLLSEESSYITGHTLHVNGGLYMN, from the coding sequence ATGAATTTGACCGGAAAGAAAATTTTAGTCACTGGTGGAAGCCGCGGTATTGGAGCCGGAATAGTTCAGCATCTTGCTGAACTTGGCGCACACGTTGCTTTTACATATTCTTCAAACCAAGCATCTGCTGAAAAAATCTTGAGTAGTCTTAAAAATCCCTCCAATCACATGATGGTACAAATGGATGTTTCTAACGAAACTTCCATGAATGAGGCTATCGCAAAAATTTTAGAAAAATTCCAAGGCCTCGATGGCTTAGTGAACAACGCAGGAATCACCAAAGATCAATTGATATTGAGAATGTCTTTAGAAGATTTCGATCAAGTTTATCAAGTGAACTTGAGAGGTGCATTCTACTGCTCTAAGCTCGTACTCAAACCTATGTTAAAAGCGAGAAAAGGTTCTATCGTAAATATCTCAAGCGTTGTAGGTCACACTGGAAATCCAGGACAAACGAACTACACAGCAACTAAAGCAGGTGTCGAAGGTTTTAGCCGATCACTTGCCTTAGAACTTTCAAGTAGAAATATTAGATCAAATTGTGTTGCTCCAGGATTTATTGAATCGGATATGACTCAAGAACTCACGGAAGAACAAAAAGAAAAAATGTTTTCCAGAATTCCTTTAGGAAAAGTTGGAAGCGCAAAGGATGTAGCTAATGCTGTCGCGTTTTTATTGAGCGAAGAATCAAGCTACATCACAGGTCACACGTTGCACGTCAATGGTGGCTTATATATGAATTAG
- the fabD gene encoding ACP S-malonyltransferase: MLGLIFPGQGSQFVGMGKVFYENFKDVKHTFDEGSDALQINLKKLLFDGPDSDLKLTHNTQPAILLVSVALDRILKDILKEKKKICAGHSLGEYSALVSNGVLDFAEAIKTVRIRGELMQKAVPPGEGAMIAVLGCENENVEKICQWVQKESKEILEPANYNAPGQVVISGSAKAGEWLMANWKTSELATQIKAKFIPLNVSAPFHCSMMMPAQLEMTPVISKLKYSLAKFPVVQNVTAMPTSEANEIQKNLISQISAPVKWVQSVIKLRELGVTRCIEVGPGKVLSGLVKKIDSEALSTLNIETIEDFKKLEADL, from the coding sequence ATGTTAGGTTTAATTTTCCCAGGCCAAGGATCACAATTTGTAGGGATGGGTAAAGTTTTTTACGAAAACTTCAAAGATGTTAAGCACACTTTCGACGAAGGCAGTGACGCTCTCCAAATCAATCTCAAAAAGCTTCTCTTTGACGGACCAGATTCCGATCTAAAACTCACGCACAACACACAACCTGCAATCTTACTAGTGAGCGTAGCTCTTGATAGAATTCTAAAAGACATTCTAAAAGAAAAGAAAAAGATCTGCGCTGGACATTCTCTTGGGGAATATTCAGCATTGGTTTCCAACGGTGTGCTTGATTTTGCTGAAGCGATTAAAACTGTTCGCATCAGAGGCGAATTGATGCAGAAAGCAGTTCCTCCGGGCGAAGGTGCGATGATCGCAGTTCTGGGTTGTGAAAATGAAAATGTAGAAAAAATTTGTCAGTGGGTTCAAAAAGAATCAAAAGAAATTCTAGAACCCGCAAATTACAATGCCCCTGGACAGGTTGTGATCAGTGGATCTGCAAAAGCGGGAGAATGGTTGATGGCCAATTGGAAAACTTCAGAGCTTGCAACACAAATCAAGGCCAAGTTCATTCCCCTTAATGTGTCTGCCCCATTCCACTGCTCGATGATGATGCCGGCACAACTTGAGATGACTCCCGTGATTTCAAAATTAAAGTACTCTTTGGCTAAATTCCCAGTGGTTCAGAACGTTACAGCGATGCCTACATCAGAGGCAAATGAGATCCAAAAAAACCTAATTTCACAAATTTCTGCCCCGGTAAAATGGGTACAAAGCGTTATAAAGTTGAGAGAATTAGGTGTTACGCGTTGTATAGAGGTGGGCCCAGGCAAAGTATTGAGCGGATTGGTGAAAAAAATTGACTCCGAGGCTCTCTCAACATTGAATATCGAAACTATTGAAGATTTCAAAAAATTAGAGGCAGATCTCTAG
- a CDS encoding beta-ketoacyl-ACP synthase III, with the protein MYNSKILSTGSYLPLKKLTNKDIEKMVDTTAEWIVERTGIEERSVASESEVTSDLCVNAARVALQRANLKPEDIDMIIVATVSGDQVMPSTACMVQAKLGCRHIFAFDLSAACSGFVYSLSIADQFIKTGMYKNVLVIGAEILTRLVDYKDRNTSILFGDGAGCVIISRADENSDSKIYSTHLFADGQLGHLLELKGNHKPTQPFSDKVVEYEFQYINMKGKEIFKNAVRTLVDCAQMALDQNNMPLEKVDWFIPHQANMRITESVAKHFKIPTEKVVSTIHFTGNTSAASIPIAFDHAVTDGRIKRGQHILLSAFGAGLTSGSALLKF; encoded by the coding sequence TTGTACAACTCCAAGATTCTATCTACTGGCTCTTACCTTCCACTCAAGAAACTCACTAATAAAGACATTGAAAAAATGGTCGACACGACAGCCGAATGGATTGTCGAGCGCACGGGCATCGAAGAGCGTTCTGTCGCATCTGAATCAGAAGTCACAAGTGACCTTTGCGTGAATGCCGCGAGGGTCGCCCTTCAAAGAGCCAATCTAAAACCTGAAGACATCGATATGATCATTGTGGCAACCGTTTCCGGGGACCAAGTAATGCCTTCAACAGCGTGTATGGTCCAAGCTAAGCTCGGATGCAGACATATTTTTGCTTTTGATTTATCCGCAGCGTGTTCTGGTTTTGTTTATTCACTCTCTATTGCCGATCAATTTATCAAAACAGGAATGTACAAAAATGTTTTGGTTATTGGCGCTGAGATTTTAACTCGACTCGTAGATTACAAAGACAGAAACACTTCGATCCTTTTTGGTGATGGAGCCGGTTGCGTAATTATTTCGCGAGCTGATGAAAATTCAGACTCTAAAATCTATAGCACTCACCTCTTTGCTGATGGACAATTGGGACACCTATTAGAACTCAAAGGGAACCACAAACCGACTCAACCTTTCTCAGACAAAGTCGTTGAATACGAATTTCAATACATCAATATGAAGGGTAAAGAGATTTTTAAAAATGCGGTAAGAACTCTTGTGGATTGCGCTCAAATGGCTCTGGACCAAAACAATATGCCCTTAGAAAAAGTGGATTGGTTCATCCCCCATCAAGCAAACATGAGAATCACTGAATCCGTAGCAAAACATTTTAAAATTCCAACGGAAAAAGTCGTAAGTACAATTCATTTTACGGGTAATACTTCTGCTGCTTCAATCCCAATTGCTTTTGATCATGCCGTAACTGATGGCAGAATTAAACGTGGCCAACACATTTTACTCTCCGCGTTTGGAGCAGGTTTGACTTCCGGAAGCGCTTTACTTAAATTTTAA
- the rpmF gene encoding 50S ribosomal protein L32: protein MAHPSDKMTRSKRGMRRSHDFLVKPGNSTCANCGTAKKPHIVCKSCGHYKGRLVVAAKQ from the coding sequence ATGGCTCATCCATCGGATAAGATGACGAGATCAAAAAGAGGAATGAGAAGATCACACGATTTTCTAGTTAAGCCTGGTAATTCAACTTGCGCAAACTGTGGAACTGCAAAAAAACCACATATCGTTTGCAAATCATGTGGTCATTATAAAGGCCGCCTAGTAGTTGCAGCTAAGCAATAA
- a CDS encoding DUF177 domain-containing protein encodes MIISARDIPHEGEDFDFQEDGLSVKGFIYPLKNGFDINGEVEAEIDTECSFCTSPMKVPVKEKFHEMMMIEGKIARQLKEVDVDPNDLEIHYVNGNEIDLRPIVDELVGLNMPIQPKCTQEVNASGQPLCVEGSPYQKYLQQNVESPLKSPFEVLKNLKKN; translated from the coding sequence ATGATTATTTCAGCGCGCGATATCCCTCATGAGGGAGAAGATTTTGATTTTCAAGAAGACGGTTTAAGCGTTAAAGGCTTTATATATCCGCTCAAAAATGGCTTCGACATCAACGGCGAAGTGGAAGCAGAAATCGATACGGAATGTTCGTTTTGTACCAGCCCCATGAAAGTTCCGGTAAAAGAAAAATTCCATGAAATGATGATGATAGAGGGAAAGATTGCCAGACAGCTTAAAGAAGTGGATGTGGACCCCAATGATCTTGAAATCCATTACGTGAACGGCAATGAAATTGATTTAAGACCCATAGTTGATGAATTAGTGGGCTTAAATATGCCAATTCAACCAAAATGCACGCAAGAAGTAAATGCCAGCGGCCAACCTCTTTGTGTTGAAGGATCTCCATACCAAAAATATCTACAGCAAAACGTTGAAAGTCCTTTAAAGAGCCCCTTTGAAGTACTTAAAAACCTTAAGAAAAACTAA
- a CDS encoding peptide chain release factor 3, with translation MAEIATLNQKTINDEIARRKTFAIISHPDAGKTTLTEKLLFYGGVVREAGSVKAKAGKKHATSDWMEMERKRGISITTTAIQFEHKGFCINLLDTPGHKDFSEDTYRTLMAVDAAVMLIDAAKGVEEQTKKLFQVCRKAGIPIFTFVNKLDREAKNPLQIIDEIENVLKMDCTAVNWPIGSGQSFRGVYDVLDKQFHAFDIAVLERGEKPKSQTYESVEDLKTHPDFQTSFVQQALDNFINEIDLINTAGHSFDKDRIMKGDLSPVFFGSAMNNFGMELFLDYFIDLAPSPVPRATTKGTTHSQAEKFSGVIFKIQANMDVNHRDSLAFLRICSGAYEKGLKVNLPRTGKEYKVNNAFSILGRDRTPIDNAFAGDIIGIVDTSNSLRIGDTLAVQKDIEYVVWTRFLPEVFADLRLMDPEKRKQLNKGLEQLSGEGIIQCLTTSTQSSVLPTLGAIGDLQFEVLSSRLLSEYGVNVKVTKLPWVTSRLLVTDTDEYKNSTSSDWTFINDADGNTVMLFSTEWSVRTFEAINKGVVLASDYESFNKLKKELKN, from the coding sequence GTGGCTGAAATTGCAACGTTAAATCAAAAAACTATCAATGATGAGATAGCAAGGCGTAAAACCTTTGCCATCATCTCGCATCCTGATGCGGGGAAAACAACTTTAACTGAAAAATTGTTGTTTTATGGCGGCGTGGTGCGCGAAGCGGGTTCCGTTAAGGCCAAAGCTGGAAAGAAACACGCAACATCCGACTGGATGGAGATGGAGCGCAAGCGCGGAATCTCGATCACTACAACGGCGATTCAATTTGAACACAAAGGCTTTTGTATCAACCTTCTCGATACTCCCGGCCATAAAGACTTTTCTGAAGATACTTACAGAACATTGATGGCTGTGGATGCGGCCGTGATGTTGATCGATGCCGCAAAAGGTGTCGAGGAGCAAACTAAAAAACTTTTTCAAGTTTGTCGTAAGGCGGGAATTCCGATTTTTACCTTCGTCAATAAGCTCGATAGAGAAGCGAAGAACCCTCTGCAAATCATCGATGAAATTGAAAACGTTCTTAAGATGGACTGCACAGCAGTGAACTGGCCGATCGGCAGTGGGCAATCTTTCCGTGGAGTTTATGATGTTTTGGATAAGCAATTCCATGCTTTTGACATTGCGGTTTTAGAGCGCGGTGAAAAACCAAAATCTCAAACTTATGAATCTGTAGAAGATTTAAAAACTCATCCCGACTTTCAAACTTCATTTGTACAGCAAGCTCTTGATAATTTTATCAACGAGATTGATTTGATCAATACAGCAGGACATTCCTTTGATAAAGATCGCATCATGAAGGGTGATCTTTCGCCGGTGTTCTTTGGATCCGCGATGAATAATTTTGGTATGGAGCTGTTCTTAGACTACTTTATTGATCTTGCGCCCAGTCCGGTGCCGAGAGCCACAACCAAAGGAACAACTCATTCTCAAGCGGAAAAATTTTCTGGCGTGATTTTTAAAATTCAAGCCAATATGGACGTGAATCATCGAGATAGCTTGGCGTTTTTAAGAATTTGTTCGGGTGCTTACGAAAAGGGTTTGAAAGTGAATCTTCCTCGAACGGGCAAAGAATACAAGGTGAACAATGCTTTTTCAATTCTGGGTAGAGATCGAACTCCGATTGATAACGCTTTTGCTGGGGATATCATTGGTATCGTGGACACTTCCAATTCGCTTCGCATTGGCGACACATTAGCTGTACAAAAAGATATTGAATACGTTGTGTGGACAAGATTTTTACCTGAAGTGTTTGCCGATCTAAGATTGATGGATCCTGAAAAAAGAAAACAACTGAATAAAGGTTTAGAGCAATTGTCAGGCGAGGGAATTATCCAGTGCTTAACCACCTCTACTCAATCGAGCGTGCTGCCAACGTTGGGAGCTATTGGGGATCTTCAGTTTGAAGTATTATCAAGTCGGCTTCTTTCGGAGTACGGCGTGAATGTGAAGGTGACTAAGCTTCCGTGGGTGACGTCACGGCTCCTGGTTACTGATACCGATGAATATAAAAATTCAACATCCAGTGATTGGACCTTTATCAATGATGCTGATGGAAATACAGTGATGCTCTTTTCGACGGAGTGGAGTGTGCGAACTTTCGAAGCCATAAATAAGGGTGTAGTTTTGGCTTCGGACTACGAATCCTTTAATAAATTAAAAAAAGAACTTAAGAACTAA
- a CDS encoding glycosyltransferase N-terminal domain-containing protein: MSFIYLEVYRIIYPFCLFLAKLCAPLNTKLKKGLKMREDRNRVPPWLNFTNMENPILIHCASGEFEYAKPLIREIRKKNPQQAIVVTYFSPSFESQIKNTEGVTFACPLPWDLPYVQREFLAKLKPKMILISRTDFWPEFLYQAKAMKIPVCLFSAMLSSYSSKITNPFLKSYYRWLHTLISHVYCVSEDDKNNLAQLTTPQKITVIGDTRFDQAIYRISKSSFLKDGLLAKKSERLNSVFIAGSTWPEDEREILPVFKELLRNTIQVIIAPHEPTEEHIAKLKKQITDMGIRPLLYSEATSWPPNQVLIIDQVGILADLYAWADWAFVGGSFKKQVHSVMEPLAQGCKTFFGPYYGNNREAIIFANINHYATPVPSGAQMLKHILDNRNMDTSTSFKEGLKETVKAKAGASEKLAQIVTKPTFN; this comes from the coding sequence ATGAGTTTTATTTATTTAGAAGTCTACAGAATCATCTACCCATTTTGCCTTTTCTTGGCGAAGCTCTGTGCGCCATTGAATACAAAATTAAAAAAAGGTTTAAAAATGAGAGAGGATCGCAACCGCGTCCCTCCTTGGCTCAATTTCACAAACATGGAAAACCCGATTCTCATTCACTGTGCATCCGGAGAATTTGAATATGCCAAACCTTTGATCCGTGAAATCAGAAAAAAAAATCCCCAGCAAGCCATAGTTGTCACTTACTTTTCTCCGAGCTTTGAATCCCAAATCAAAAATACCGAGGGCGTCACTTTTGCTTGTCCGCTTCCTTGGGATCTGCCTTATGTCCAAAGAGAATTTTTAGCCAAGCTTAAACCTAAAATGATTTTGATATCTCGAACAGATTTCTGGCCAGAGTTTTTATACCAAGCCAAGGCGATGAAAATTCCAGTATGCCTTTTCTCTGCCATGCTTTCATCTTACAGTTCAAAGATCACAAATCCTTTTTTAAAATCTTATTACCGCTGGCTTCATACACTCATTAGTCATGTTTATTGCGTAAGTGAAGACGATAAAAATAATTTAGCACAACTTACAACTCCCCAAAAGATAACGGTCATTGGAGACACAAGATTTGATCAAGCAATATATAGAATTTCAAAATCCAGTTTTTTAAAAGACGGCCTACTCGCAAAAAAATCTGAAAGATTAAATTCCGTCTTTATCGCAGGCTCTACCTGGCCGGAAGACGAAAGAGAAATTCTTCCGGTCTTCAAAGAGCTTTTAAGAAATACTATTCAAGTGATCATTGCTCCTCATGAACCCACCGAGGAACATATCGCAAAATTAAAAAAACAAATCACGGACATGGGAATAAGACCCTTACTTTATAGCGAAGCAACAAGCTGGCCACCCAATCAAGTTTTGATTATCGATCAAGTAGGTATCTTGGCCGACCTCTATGCCTGGGCCGATTGGGCCTTCGTGGGCGGATCATTCAAAAAACAAGTCCACAGCGTGATGGAACCACTTGCTCAAGGCTGCAAAACTTTTTTCGGTCCTTATTATGGAAACAATCGCGAAGCGATCATTTTTGCAAACATCAACCACTACGCTACACCAGTTCCAAGCGGCGCGCAGATGCTCAAACACATTTTGGACAACCGAAACATGGACACTTCGACATCTTTCAAAGAAGGATTAAAAGAAACGGTTAAGGCTAAAGCAGGAGCTTCAGAAAAACTCGCCCAAATTGTTACTAAACCGACATTTAACTAA
- a CDS encoding glycosyltransferase family 9 protein: MQKEKLLIIRFSSFGDIIQTLSVVECFLNKYPQAEIHWAVRADFLELLKYHPKITKIWSLDRKQGFAGLWKLTKQLQSEKYTHVYDAHNNLRSRFLSFFLWPKFFLRRGKDRLKRFLLFNFRINFYPKRLLAHDTYINPLKKWNIPNAPLKNSQLYIPEELKQKIQSKIPFKTFTALIPSAAWALKRWPIEYWKQMIEASPDKNYVILGGPQDTFLNELVTPENKSRVLNLSGQLSLLESCAVVSISNASVGCDTGLSHAADQLGIPIVFLTGPTAFGLPSRASSKSMEVDLWCRPCSKDGRGKCKNSTYKKCLYDIKPKDVHEELNTLGTSRDTSNGRL, encoded by the coding sequence ATGCAAAAAGAAAAACTCCTCATCATTCGATTTTCTAGCTTTGGAGACATCATTCAAACCTTATCGGTTGTGGAATGCTTCTTAAATAAATATCCGCAAGCTGAGATCCATTGGGCTGTTCGCGCAGACTTTCTAGAATTGCTGAAATATCATCCAAAAATCACAAAAATTTGGTCGCTTGATCGCAAACAAGGCTTTGCAGGTCTCTGGAAACTCACCAAACAACTGCAAAGCGAAAAATACACTCACGTGTACGATGCTCATAACAACCTCAGATCAAGGTTCTTAAGCTTTTTCTTATGGCCAAAATTCTTCTTAAGACGAGGTAAAGATAGACTAAAACGATTTCTTCTATTCAATTTCAGAATCAATTTTTATCCAAAAAGACTTCTCGCTCATGATACCTACATTAATCCTCTTAAGAAATGGAATATCCCAAATGCTCCGCTTAAAAATTCACAACTTTATATTCCCGAGGAATTAAAACAAAAAATTCAAAGTAAAATTCCATTCAAAACTTTCACCGCGCTCATTCCCTCTGCGGCATGGGCCTTAAAGCGCTGGCCCATTGAATATTGGAAACAAATGATCGAAGCCTCACCGGACAAAAACTACGTGATCCTCGGTGGACCTCAAGATACTTTTTTAAATGAACTCGTAACTCCAGAAAATAAATCTCGCGTTTTAAATTTAAGCGGACAACTTTCGCTTTTAGAAAGTTGTGCTGTAGTCTCAATTTCAAATGCATCTGTCGGTTGCGATACCGGGCTTTCCCATGCTGCCGATCAACTGGGCATCCCGATTGTTTTCTTAACGGGACCGACGGCATTTGGTTTGCCCTCCAGAGCAAGTTCAAAATCGATGGAAGTAGATCTTTGGTGCAGACCTTGCTCAAAAGATGGACGAGGCAAATGCAAAAATAGTACTTACAAAAAATGTCTTTACGATATAAAACCAAAAGATGTTCATGAAGAATTAAATACTTTAGGGACAAGCAGAGATACGTCCAACGGCAGGTTATGA
- the purM gene encoding phosphoribosylformylglycinamidine cyclo-ligase, with the protein MSNDLYKKSGVDVETGDALVDWLSQDPEHSKIPTPHKSQILSGIGGFASLFRLNLKDIQKPCLVTCTDGVGTKVLLAVQFESYEGVAQDMVAMCVNDLITTGADPLLFLDYYATGKLDLNAAQKFLTGVKKACYESDCALIGGETAEMPGVYQGKDFDCAGFAVGIVDEDKRLGSHLVKEGDVAIGISSNGFHSNGYSLLRKVFEKDLEEWKDVLLKPTHLYVKLAKELKTIGVHALAHITGGGVQNIPRVLPEGLGLALKSWEFPEEFKEVQKRTGMTKIEMMDTLNCGIGLVVFADEAKVSEILKAAASLKYKTYDLGKVVKSKDQLIMKDFS; encoded by the coding sequence TTGAGTAATGATCTCTACAAAAAATCTGGCGTCGATGTAGAAACAGGTGATGCACTTGTTGATTGGTTGTCGCAAGATCCTGAACATTCTAAGATTCCAACTCCTCACAAATCTCAAATTTTATCAGGTATCGGTGGATTTGCTTCTCTTTTTAGACTCAATCTCAAAGACATTCAAAAACCATGTTTAGTGACTTGCACTGATGGTGTGGGAACGAAAGTTCTTTTGGCTGTGCAATTTGAATCTTATGAGGGAGTGGCTCAAGATATGGTTGCCATGTGCGTGAATGATTTGATCACAACAGGTGCTGATCCTCTTTTGTTCTTAGATTATTATGCCACGGGAAAATTAGATCTCAATGCTGCTCAAAAATTTTTAACCGGTGTTAAGAAAGCTTGTTACGAAAGCGATTGCGCACTCATTGGTGGTGAGACGGCGGAGATGCCTGGCGTGTATCAAGGAAAAGACTTTGACTGCGCAGGCTTTGCCGTAGGAATTGTGGATGAAGATAAAAGATTGGGCTCTCATCTTGTCAAAGAAGGTGACGTGGCGATCGGGATTTCAAGCAATGGATTCCATAGCAATGGCTACTCATTATTGAGGAAGGTCTTTGAAAAAGATCTCGAAGAATGGAAAGACGTTCTCTTAAAACCCACGCATCTGTACGTAAAACTCGCAAAAGAACTTAAAACCATCGGCGTTCATGCGCTGGCACATATTACTGGCGGTGGAGTTCAGAACATTCCTAGAGTGTTACCTGAAGGTTTAGGTTTGGCGCTTAAGTCGTGGGAATTCCCAGAGGAATTCAAAGAGGTGCAAAAACGTACGGGAATGACAAAAATAGAAATGATGGACACCCTCAATTGCGGGATTGGCCTTGTGGTTTTTGCAGATGAAGCGAAAGTTTCGGAAATTCTGAAGGCTGCGGCCTCGTTAAAATATAAAACCTATGATCTAGGTAAAGTGGTCAAAAGCAAAGATCAGCTCATCATGAAGGATTTTTCATGA
- the purN gene encoding phosphoribosylglycinamide formyltransferase → MMKRWAVFISGTGSNMTAILEKQNLAHVSLVVSSNPNAYGLKRAKRRSVPTIVFNSKLHSDNALNTWNDLIETLKSHNINNIMLAGFMKILPPEFIKAFEGRIFNIHPSTLPDYPGLQSIERAFHDKKHTGCSVHLVDEGVDTGKVLFQKKVPLEKNLEWTKMMVHIQEHKLSRKVLNLCFEDNSHEK, encoded by the coding sequence ATGATGAAAAGATGGGCAGTTTTCATTTCAGGAACAGGGTCGAATATGACAGCCATTCTTGAAAAGCAAAACTTAGCTCATGTTTCGTTGGTGGTGAGTTCAAATCCAAATGCCTATGGGCTTAAAAGAGCTAAAAGAAGATCAGTTCCTACGATTGTATTTAATAGCAAGCTTCATTCTGACAATGCGCTTAACACGTGGAATGACTTGATCGAAACCCTAAAAAGTCACAACATAAATAATATCATGCTTGCTGGATTTATGAAGATCTTGCCTCCCGAGTTTATCAAAGCTTTTGAGGGTAGGATTTTTAATATTCATCCGAGCACGTTGCCTGATTATCCGGGTCTACAGAGCATCGAGAGAGCTTTTCATGACAAAAAGCATACTGGGTGCAGTGTGCATCTTGTCGACGAGGGCGTGGATACTGGAAAGGTTCTTTTTCAAAAAAAAGTTCCTTTAGAAAAAAATTTGGAGTGGACCAAAATGATGGTTCATATCCAAGAACATAAACTTTCAAGGAAAGTTCTGAATCTTTGCTTTGAGGACAATAGCCATGAAAAGTAA